A window of Synechococcus sp. MEDNS5 contains these coding sequences:
- the dnaN gene encoding DNA polymerase III subunit beta: protein MKLVCSQTELNTALQLVSRAVASRPTHPVLANVLLTADAGTDRLSLTGFDLSLGIQTSLSASVDTSGAVTLPARLFGEIVSRLSSDSPITLATDDTGEQVELTSLSGSYQMRGMPADDFPDLPLVENGTAVKLDPAALVRALRSTLFASSSDEAKQLLTGVHLRFDQTRLEAASTDGHRLAVLSVDDALKDAIASGDASEADESAALAVTLPARSLREVERLMAGWKGNDPVSLFFERGQVVVLAADQMVTSRTLEGTYPNYRQLIPESFSRTIGLDRRAFVASLERIAVLADQHNNVVRISSDPSKGLIQISADAQDVGSGSESLPAQIEGEEVQIAFNVRYVLDGLKAMDGERIVLSCNAPTTPAILSPADDGAGLTYLVMPVQIRS, encoded by the coding sequence ATGAAACTGGTCTGTTCCCAGACGGAACTCAACACCGCACTTCAGCTGGTGAGTCGGGCCGTGGCGTCCCGTCCCACCCATCCGGTGCTCGCCAATGTGCTGCTGACCGCCGATGCCGGCACAGACCGCCTCAGCCTGACGGGGTTTGACCTCAGCCTGGGCATTCAGACCTCGCTCTCTGCATCCGTGGACACCAGCGGTGCGGTCACGCTTCCGGCTCGCCTTTTCGGTGAGATCGTGTCTCGTCTGTCCAGTGATTCCCCCATCACCCTGGCCACCGATGACACCGGCGAGCAGGTGGAACTCACCAGCTTGAGTGGTAGCTATCAGATGCGCGGCATGCCGGCTGATGATTTCCCCGATCTGCCTTTGGTGGAAAACGGCACAGCGGTCAAGCTTGACCCTGCTGCGTTGGTTCGTGCTTTGCGCAGCACATTGTTTGCAAGCAGTTCTGACGAAGCCAAGCAGCTGCTCACTGGCGTGCATCTGCGCTTCGATCAAACCCGCCTTGAGGCCGCGTCCACAGATGGTCACCGTCTCGCCGTGTTGAGCGTGGACGATGCCCTGAAGGATGCCATTGCCAGTGGTGATGCTTCTGAAGCCGATGAAAGTGCAGCCCTGGCGGTCACGCTTCCCGCCCGTTCTCTGCGTGAGGTGGAGCGCTTGATGGCCGGCTGGAAAGGCAACGATCCTGTCAGTCTTTTCTTCGAACGCGGCCAGGTGGTGGTACTGGCGGCCGATCAGATGGTCACCAGCCGCACCCTTGAGGGCACCTATCCAAACTACCGGCAGCTGATTCCTGAGTCTTTCAGTCGCACCATCGGCTTGGATCGACGGGCCTTTGTTGCCTCCCTCGAACGCATTGCTGTTCTTGCGGATCAGCACAACAATGTCGTCAGGATCAGCAGTGATCCCTCGAAGGGGCTGATACAGATCTCTGCTGATGCCCAAGATGTGGGAAGTGGATCTGAGTCTTTGCCCGCTCAGATCGAAGGGGAAGAGGTGCAGATTGCCTTCAACGTGCGTTATGTCCTTGATGGCCTCAAGGCCATGGATGGTGAACGCATCGTCTTGTCATGCAATGCGCCGACAACTCCGGCCATTCTCTCTCCGGCAGATGATGGTGCTGGCCTCACCTACCTCGTGATGCCCGTGCAGATTCGCTCCTGA
- a CDS encoding RNA methyltransferase → MPLPDPFLLSDLLRHRVRCDQGLDHGPGVMAWMHPPVHRLLGWVSRPSALRSSRDVWRLDQCCGVDDQQVFVKGLPAETDQLTLDRLPTLLDADLLDRDGQRLGQVADLAFVPTTGEILYYLVARSDPRLPGSSRWRLSPERIVDQQPGRVSTALRDLDDLPQARASVRQDLVRRSRQWREQLQQLGDRAGERLEGWLEEPPWEEPSRREASDDQWPESRSTPSDGREAWDDEDWSDFGEPRRHRSRPDHDEDPWI, encoded by the coding sequence TTGCCCCTGCCCGATCCGTTTCTTCTCAGCGATCTGCTTCGCCATCGTGTGCGCTGTGATCAGGGACTTGATCACGGCCCTGGCGTGATGGCCTGGATGCATCCTCCCGTGCATCGCCTTCTCGGTTGGGTCAGCCGTCCGTCCGCCCTGCGCAGCAGTCGGGATGTTTGGAGGTTGGATCAATGCTGCGGCGTGGATGATCAACAGGTGTTTGTGAAAGGACTGCCGGCGGAGACCGACCAGCTGACTCTGGATCGACTACCCACGCTTCTGGATGCGGATCTCCTCGATCGGGATGGCCAGCGGTTGGGCCAGGTCGCCGATCTCGCGTTTGTTCCCACGACCGGTGAGATCCTCTATTACCTCGTGGCCCGCAGCGATCCAAGGCTGCCTGGAAGCAGCCGTTGGCGTCTCAGCCCCGAGCGCATCGTCGATCAGCAACCCGGACGGGTCTCCACGGCCCTTCGGGACCTTGATGATCTGCCCCAGGCTCGCGCCAGTGTCCGTCAAGATTTGGTGCGCCGGTCCCGTCAATGGCGTGAGCAGCTCCAGCAGTTGGGTGATCGCGCTGGAGAACGCTTGGAAGGTTGGCTGGAGGAGCCGCCTTGGGAGGAGCCGTCGCGGCGCGAAGCCTCCGACGATCAATGGCCTGAGTCACGATCAACCCCTTCGGATGGCCGCGAAGCCTGGGATGACGAGGACTGGTCTGATTTCGGAGAGCCCCGCAGGCATCGATCCCGTCCTGATCACGACGAAGACCCCTGGATCTGA
- the purL gene encoding phosphoribosylformylglycinamidine synthase subunit PurL, which translates to MTSALRQEGLTQKDYAEIQRRLGRNPNRAELGMFGVMWSEHCCYRNSRPLLRGFPTDGPRVLVGPGENAGVVDLGEGHRLAFKIESHNHPSAVEPFQGAATGVGGILRDIFTMGARPIALLNALRFGPLDEPITRGLVEGVVAGISHYGNCVGVPTVGGEVAFDPAYRGNPLVNAMALGLMETDDIVKSGASGVGNPVVYVGSTTGRDGMGGASFASAELSADSLDDRPAVQVGDPFLEKGLIEACLEAFQSGDVVAAQDMGAAGLTCSCSEMAAKGDVGVELDLDRVPAREQGMTAYEFLLSESQERMLFVVQAGREEALMQRFRRWGLQAAVVGQVLAEPVVRVLQHGSVAAEVPARALAEDTPINEHTLISEPPEDIQQHWCWSETDLPQMPSDHDWGADLLALLDDPTIASKRWVYRQYDQQVLANTVVPAGGADAAVVRLRPQQGDGSLRGSNRGVAATVDCPNRWVALDPERGAMAAVAEAARNLSCVGAAPVAVTDNLNFPSPETSKGYWQLAMACRGLSEGCRVLGTPVTGGNVSLYNETRADDGSLQPIHPTPVVGMVGLVEDLRLVGGLAWRQPGDAVLLLGVSTDERQDDRVGLAGSSYQGVIHGLLTGRPPRVDLDLELRVQALVRQAWDQGLLASAHDSSDGGLAVALAECSIASGLGVDGSLPGDGVHPERSLFAEGGARIVVSVRAECMEAWMSLLASDAHAAVPVTTLGAVADHGRFRLSLGSQPVLDLAMQTLTECFEQALPRRLGTA; encoded by the coding sequence GTGACCTCTGCACTGCGCCAGGAAGGGCTGACGCAGAAGGATTACGCTGAAATTCAGCGCCGACTTGGCCGGAATCCCAACAGGGCGGAGCTGGGAATGTTCGGTGTGATGTGGTCTGAGCATTGCTGTTACCGCAATTCCCGCCCTCTCCTGCGCGGTTTTCCAACCGACGGCCCTCGCGTCCTGGTTGGCCCAGGAGAGAACGCCGGTGTGGTGGATCTGGGGGAGGGGCACCGCCTGGCTTTCAAGATTGAAAGTCATAACCATCCTTCGGCGGTGGAGCCCTTTCAAGGTGCTGCCACGGGGGTGGGAGGGATCCTTCGGGACATCTTCACCATGGGAGCCCGACCGATCGCTTTGCTCAATGCGCTGCGTTTCGGTCCTCTCGATGAACCCATCACCCGCGGGCTGGTGGAGGGTGTTGTGGCGGGGATCTCCCATTACGGCAATTGCGTCGGGGTGCCGACCGTGGGTGGGGAAGTGGCCTTCGACCCCGCTTATCGCGGCAACCCCCTGGTGAATGCGATGGCTCTGGGCCTTATGGAGACAGATGACATCGTGAAATCGGGGGCGTCCGGTGTGGGCAATCCTGTGGTGTACGTGGGCAGCACCACGGGCCGCGACGGGATGGGGGGCGCCAGCTTCGCCAGTGCCGAACTCAGCGCGGATTCCTTGGATGATCGCCCTGCGGTGCAGGTGGGTGATCCCTTTCTTGAAAAGGGACTGATTGAAGCTTGCCTCGAAGCATTCCAGAGCGGCGATGTGGTGGCTGCCCAGGACATGGGGGCTGCGGGCCTCACTTGCAGCTGCTCAGAGATGGCCGCCAAAGGAGATGTGGGAGTGGAGCTGGATCTCGACAGGGTTCCAGCCCGTGAACAGGGCATGACTGCATACGAGTTCCTGCTGTCCGAATCGCAGGAGCGGATGCTGTTTGTGGTGCAGGCCGGTCGGGAGGAGGCGTTGATGCAGCGTTTCCGCCGCTGGGGCTTGCAGGCGGCCGTTGTGGGACAGGTTCTTGCGGAACCCGTCGTGCGTGTGCTTCAGCACGGATCGGTGGCTGCCGAGGTTCCTGCCCGGGCCCTTGCGGAAGACACTCCGATCAATGAGCACACCTTGATTTCAGAGCCTCCAGAGGACATCCAGCAGCACTGGTGCTGGTCGGAGACTGATCTTCCCCAGATGCCAAGCGATCACGACTGGGGAGCGGATCTTCTGGCTCTGCTTGATGACCCCACCATCGCCAGTAAACGTTGGGTTTATCGCCAATATGATCAGCAGGTGCTCGCCAATACGGTTGTGCCCGCTGGTGGCGCGGATGCTGCTGTAGTGCGGCTTCGGCCTCAGCAAGGGGATGGATCGCTTCGGGGATCGAACCGAGGGGTAGCGGCCACGGTCGACTGTCCCAATCGTTGGGTGGCTCTGGACCCTGAACGTGGCGCCATGGCCGCCGTGGCCGAGGCTGCCCGCAATCTCAGTTGCGTTGGGGCTGCCCCGGTGGCTGTTACCGACAACCTCAACTTTCCATCTCCAGAAACGTCCAAGGGCTACTGGCAGTTGGCCATGGCCTGCCGAGGGCTCTCCGAGGGCTGTCGGGTGCTGGGCACCCCAGTGACGGGGGGGAATGTGTCGCTGTACAACGAAACCCGCGCTGACGACGGCAGCCTGCAACCGATTCATCCCACGCCCGTTGTGGGCATGGTGGGACTGGTCGAAGATCTTCGTCTGGTGGGTGGTCTGGCCTGGCGTCAACCGGGCGATGCCGTTCTGCTTCTTGGGGTCTCCACAGATGAACGCCAGGATGACCGCGTCGGATTGGCCGGCAGCAGCTATCAGGGGGTGATCCATGGCCTGCTGACCGGCAGACCTCCAAGGGTTGACCTTGATCTTGAGCTGCGCGTTCAGGCTTTGGTACGGCAGGCCTGGGATCAAGGGCTGCTCGCGTCTGCCCATGACAGCAGTGATGGTGGACTGGCCGTTGCTTTGGCTGAATGCTCGATTGCCTCCGGCCTTGGCGTGGATGGGTCGTTGCCTGGCGATGGCGTCCATCCGGAGCGGAGTCTTTTTGCTGAGGGAGGAGCCCGCATCGTCGTGTCCGTGCGGGCGGAGTGCATGGAAGCCTGGATGTCGCTGCTGGCCTCTGATGCCCATGCCGCTGTTCCGGTGACCACTCTCGGAGCCGTGGCGGATCACGGACGCTTCCGACTCTCCTTGGGATCGCAACCCGTGCTGGATCTGGCGATGCAAACACTGACGGAGTGTTTTGAGCAGGCTCTTCCCCGTCGGCTGGGAACAGCGTGA
- the purF gene encoding amidophosphoribosyltransferase: protein MQNSEGNPKSRRTVHQLEAERPDRMEEACGVFAVQASEQPVANLAYFGLYALQHRGQESAGIAVFNQGKVRLHKDMGLVSQVFDQDVLARMPGDLAIGHNRYSTTGSSRVCNAQPVVLMTRLGPFALAHNGNLVNAAELRERIDDGQVEFTSTTDSELIAFAVQQAVDRGLDWKAAITSAVSLCQGAFSLVIGTPEALYGLRDGYGIRPLVFGSLGEDSSGQWVLSSETCGLDIIGAAFVDDVQPGELVTFLPGDSTPQRECWIEPTTRMCVFEMIYFARPDSRFFGESLYSYRQRIGQILARESAVEADLVIGVPDSGIPAAIGYSQATGLPYADGLIKNRYVGRTFIQPTQAMREAGIRVKLNPLPDVLNGKRVVVIDDSIVRGTTSRKLVQALRDAGATEVHMRISSPPVTHPCFYGIDTDTQDQLIAARYTLEEIEAHLKVDSLAYLSQEGMLEAAGADSKHFCTACFDGDYPVPMDESMRSSKLMLEPAGVAANLG, encoded by the coding sequence ATGCAGAATTCTGAAGGAAATCCGAAGTCGAGGCGGACCGTGCATCAGCTCGAGGCGGAGCGTCCCGATCGGATGGAGGAAGCCTGCGGTGTGTTCGCCGTTCAGGCCTCCGAGCAACCGGTGGCCAACCTGGCTTATTTCGGCCTGTATGCCTTGCAGCATCGCGGCCAGGAATCTGCAGGCATCGCTGTGTTCAACCAGGGCAAGGTCCGTCTTCATAAAGACATGGGCCTGGTCAGTCAGGTGTTCGATCAAGACGTGCTCGCCCGGATGCCCGGTGATCTCGCCATCGGCCACAACCGTTATTCCACAACTGGCAGCAGCAGGGTCTGCAATGCCCAGCCGGTGGTTCTGATGACGCGCCTTGGTCCATTTGCGCTGGCCCACAACGGCAATCTGGTCAATGCCGCTGAATTACGGGAACGCATTGATGACGGACAGGTGGAATTCACGTCCACCACTGATTCCGAGTTGATTGCCTTTGCCGTTCAGCAGGCTGTGGATCGCGGGCTCGACTGGAAGGCTGCGATCACCTCTGCGGTGTCGCTCTGCCAGGGGGCCTTCAGTTTGGTGATCGGCACTCCAGAAGCGCTTTACGGTCTGCGCGACGGTTATGGCATTCGACCGTTGGTGTTTGGTTCGCTCGGTGAGGACTCCAGTGGTCAGTGGGTTCTCAGCAGTGAAACCTGTGGGCTCGACATCATCGGGGCTGCCTTCGTTGATGACGTGCAGCCCGGTGAGCTGGTCACCTTTCTCCCTGGGGATTCCACTCCTCAAAGGGAGTGTTGGATTGAACCCACCACGCGCATGTGCGTGTTTGAGATGATCTATTTCGCCAGGCCGGACAGCCGGTTTTTCGGTGAATCGTTGTACAGCTATCGCCAGCGCATTGGCCAGATCCTTGCCAGGGAATCAGCAGTGGAGGCTGATCTGGTGATCGGCGTTCCTGATTCCGGTATTCCTGCTGCGATCGGATACTCCCAGGCCACCGGACTGCCCTATGCCGATGGTCTGATCAAGAACCGTTACGTCGGTCGCACCTTCATTCAGCCCACCCAAGCGATGCGCGAAGCCGGCATTCGCGTGAAGCTCAATCCCCTTCCCGATGTGCTCAATGGCAAACGCGTTGTGGTGATCGATGATTCGATCGTGCGTGGAACAACCAGTCGCAAGCTTGTACAGGCCCTTCGTGACGCCGGAGCCACAGAGGTGCATATGCGCATCAGCTCACCACCGGTGACCCATCCCTGCTTCTACGGCATCGACACCGATACGCAGGATCAATTGATCGCTGCCCGCTACACCTTGGAGGAGATTGAGGCCCATCTCAAGGTGGACTCACTGGCTTACCTCAGCCAAGAAGGAATGTTGGAGGCGGCTGGCGCTGATTCCAAACATTTTTGTACCGCCTGTTTTGACGGTGATTACCCCGTGCCCATGGATGAGTCGATGCGATCCAGCAAACTGATGCTGGAACCTGCCGGTGTGGCTGCCAATCTGGGTTGA
- a CDS encoding DNA topoisomerase (ATP-hydrolyzing) subunit A encodes MAEERVQPIALHQEMQRSYLEYAMSVIVGRALPDVRDGLKPVQRRILYAMHELGLTPDRPYRKCARVVGDVLGKYHPHGDQAVYDALVRLVQTFSSRHPLLDGHGNFGSVDDDPPAAMRYTETRLAPIAHEGLLDEIGNDTVDFANNFDGSQQEPTVLPAQLPFLLLNGCSGIAVGMATSIPPHNLGEVVDGLIALVRKPDLSDEKLLSLIPGPDFPTGGEVLLGSGVRDTYLRGRGSIPMRGVAHVEEVQLGKGRHKRNAVIVTELPYQLSKAGWIEKLAEQVNDGKIGGIADIRDESDREGMRVVVELRRDAEPDAVLKDLQRRTSLQSNFGAIMLALVDGQPQQLSLRRLLQTFLDYRELTLIRRTSHALRKAEDRLEVVEGLITALQSLQRVIAMIQEAQDAAAARASLMVHLDLSERQADAVLAMPLRRLTGLERESLRQEAEELRAERHRLKLLLDNRDQLLDALIQELRQLKKRFATPRRTRLVEGGDHLLAERAANQRPNAELQRRQALDALPPDSRILIQDDGQVKVISPQLMGRLHLNEPTALGDEPSPARIILPIKPVAKLLAVTASGRVALIRWEFAGQQPGNLERFLPTALQGDPVVSVLQLPDAEGDSNKAAVSSLGLLSSDGRFKRLPMQELLDLSGRAASVVKLKEGVELKTAVICQEGGALSLISDLGRVLHLPITEANLPLMGKLAQGPVAMRLLPQETLIAAVTTDPEQRDPLLLFSRQGMIKSLSLDDVRVCQRGDLGVIGWQPEQDGSEREDRLCAACVGSGLVGIVTSSGRHGRLLTGEPNHLTLKTGETLERIVPLLS; translated from the coding sequence ATGGCTGAGGAGCGCGTTCAACCGATCGCCCTGCATCAAGAGATGCAGCGCTCCTACCTCGAGTACGCCATGAGCGTGATCGTGGGCAGGGCACTGCCTGATGTGCGCGATGGACTCAAACCGGTTCAACGCCGCATCCTCTACGCGATGCATGAACTGGGCCTCACGCCAGACCGCCCGTACCGCAAATGTGCACGGGTTGTAGGCGACGTTCTGGGCAAATACCACCCCCACGGCGATCAGGCGGTCTACGACGCCCTTGTTCGTCTGGTGCAAACCTTCTCCAGCCGTCATCCCCTGTTGGATGGGCACGGCAATTTCGGCTCGGTCGACGACGATCCTCCGGCAGCGATGCGTTACACGGAGACCCGCTTGGCTCCGATTGCCCATGAAGGCCTCCTGGATGAGATCGGCAACGACACCGTCGACTTCGCCAACAACTTCGATGGGTCCCAGCAGGAACCCACGGTTCTGCCTGCTCAGCTGCCATTTCTTCTCCTCAACGGCTGTTCAGGCATCGCTGTGGGCATGGCCACCAGCATCCCCCCCCACAACCTTGGAGAGGTGGTGGACGGACTGATCGCCCTGGTGCGCAAACCGGATCTGAGCGATGAAAAACTGCTCAGCCTGATCCCTGGACCCGATTTCCCCACCGGCGGCGAAGTGCTTCTAGGAAGCGGGGTCCGGGACACCTACCTGCGCGGGCGCGGAAGCATTCCGATGCGCGGTGTGGCTCATGTGGAAGAGGTGCAACTGGGCAAGGGCCGTCACAAACGGAATGCGGTGATCGTGACCGAACTGCCCTACCAACTGAGCAAAGCCGGGTGGATCGAAAAGCTGGCCGAACAGGTCAATGACGGCAAGATCGGCGGCATCGCCGACATCAGAGATGAAAGCGATCGCGAAGGAATGCGCGTCGTCGTGGAACTTCGCCGCGATGCTGAGCCAGACGCAGTTCTGAAAGATCTCCAACGACGGACATCCCTGCAGAGCAATTTCGGAGCCATCATGCTGGCCCTCGTGGATGGCCAACCCCAGCAGCTGTCCCTGCGCCGGCTTCTGCAGACGTTCCTCGATTACCGGGAACTGACGCTGATCCGCCGCACAAGCCACGCCCTGCGCAAAGCGGAAGATCGCCTCGAGGTGGTGGAAGGTCTGATCACCGCTCTGCAATCCCTGCAGAGGGTGATTGCCATGATTCAGGAAGCACAGGATGCCGCTGCGGCGAGGGCCAGCCTGATGGTGCATCTCGATCTCAGCGAACGTCAGGCCGACGCCGTTCTGGCCATGCCCCTGCGACGGTTAACCGGTTTGGAGCGGGAGAGCCTCCGGCAGGAAGCGGAAGAGCTGAGAGCTGAACGCCATCGCCTGAAACTACTGCTGGACAATCGCGATCAGTTGCTGGATGCCCTCATCCAGGAACTGCGTCAACTCAAGAAGCGATTTGCAACCCCTCGCCGCACACGCCTTGTGGAAGGAGGTGATCACCTCCTGGCAGAACGGGCTGCCAATCAGCGCCCCAATGCAGAACTGCAGCGCCGCCAGGCTCTCGATGCCCTCCCTCCCGATTCGCGGATCCTGATCCAAGACGACGGTCAGGTGAAGGTGATCAGTCCTCAATTGATGGGCCGACTGCACCTCAATGAGCCAACAGCACTGGGTGATGAGCCATCCCCGGCCAGGATCATCCTGCCGATCAAACCGGTGGCCAAACTTCTGGCTGTGACCGCGAGTGGACGGGTTGCACTGATCCGCTGGGAATTCGCAGGACAGCAACCCGGAAACCTGGAACGATTCCTCCCCACAGCGTTGCAAGGAGATCCGGTTGTGTCGGTCTTACAGCTACCCGATGCGGAGGGCGACAGCAACAAGGCAGCGGTCTCATCACTCGGACTTCTGAGCAGCGACGGCCGTTTCAAACGGCTGCCGATGCAGGAACTGCTGGACCTCTCCGGACGGGCAGCCAGTGTGGTGAAACTCAAGGAAGGCGTTGAACTCAAAACTGCAGTGATCTGCCAGGAGGGAGGAGCTCTGTCTCTGATCAGTGATCTCGGTCGGGTCCTGCATCTCCCGATCACGGAAGCGAACCTCCCCTTGATGGGCAAGTTGGCTCAAGGCCCCGTCGCCATGCGTCTGCTGCCTCAAGAAACCTTGATTGCTGCAGTCACCACAGACCCGGAACAACGGGATCCACTGCTGCTGTTCAGCCGTCAGGGCATGATCAAATCCCTGTCTCTCGACGATGTACGTGTCTGTCAACGGGGAGATCTGGGTGTGATCGGTTGGCAACCCGAACAGGATGGAAGCGAACGGGAAGACCGACTCTGTGCAGCTTGCGTCGGCTCCGGACTGGTGGGCATCGTTACCTCATCCGGCCGCCATGGCCGACTGCTCACCGGGGAGCCGAATCATCTGACGCTCAAAACCGGAGAAACGCTCGAACGCATTGTTCCTCTTCTGAGCTGA
- a CDS encoding tetratricopeptide repeat protein, with product MVLGSVGATTTAPARALVPYVYTPSTQELEGAGVGIGRTAAQLLRLGQPEEASRLAALAVRLQPNDERLWSVLAEAQLRSDQLKAAAGSLAKAKSLNPGKAGLWFAEASLALRDNRPDDAIPLLDEGLRLDPKNAGAYFDLGNARVMQDDLRQALRAFEQATTIKPSFWEALNNQALVLFEMGNTSEAIKRWRSVLTIKRNAEPMLALAAALNKQKPGDSESIDLARKALAEDPNYVLPGHQENQLWGLKLRQATETLLSEGALKGAVERAEANADPTTAE from the coding sequence ATGGTGCTGGGATCGGTTGGTGCCACAACAACGGCCCCTGCAAGGGCCTTGGTTCCCTACGTGTACACACCCAGCACCCAGGAATTGGAGGGTGCAGGGGTTGGCATCGGCCGCACGGCCGCACAGCTTCTGAGACTCGGTCAACCGGAGGAAGCCTCCCGTCTGGCGGCCCTGGCTGTTCGGCTGCAACCGAACGACGAACGCTTGTGGTCGGTACTGGCCGAAGCCCAGCTTCGCAGTGATCAACTCAAAGCTGCAGCGGGATCCCTGGCCAAGGCCAAATCTCTGAACCCCGGGAAAGCGGGGCTCTGGTTCGCTGAAGCATCGCTGGCCCTCAGGGACAACCGCCCGGATGACGCCATTCCGTTATTGGATGAGGGCTTGCGTCTTGATCCTAAAAACGCAGGGGCCTACTTCGATCTCGGCAATGCCCGGGTGATGCAGGACGACCTGCGCCAGGCCTTGCGTGCATTTGAACAGGCCACCACCATCAAGCCAAGTTTTTGGGAAGCGCTCAACAATCAGGCGCTGGTGCTGTTCGAAATGGGCAACACGAGCGAGGCGATCAAACGTTGGCGTTCCGTCCTCACGATCAAACGCAACGCTGAGCCAATGCTGGCGCTGGCCGCTGCTCTCAATAAGCAGAAACCCGGAGACTCTGAATCCATCGATCTGGCACGCAAGGCCCTTGCGGAGGATCCCAATTACGTTCTTCCCGGCCATCAGGAAAACCAACTCTGGGGCCTGAAATTGCGCCAAGCCACTGAAACCTTGCTCTCAGAAGGAGCATTAAAAGGCGCTGTAGAACGGGCAGAAGCCAATGCCGATCCCACAACAGCCGAATGA
- the queG gene encoding tRNA epoxyqueuosine(34) reductase QueG, whose amino-acid sequence MNVPDDGVQLSLALKERAKAEGFEPVGIAALPGSPRLHLRTDALQRWLEAGHQADMGWMAAPRRRSADTLLEGARSLLAVGLNYHVAHERRHDRLAVARYGWGRDYHRVVNQRLRRVGRWLQEQKPNCRWRACVDAEPLLDKAWAEEAGLGWIGKHSNVIHPKRGSWMVVGHLLTTEPLVADQPAESRCGRCRACMDACPTQAITEPFVVDSRRCIAYHTIENRSGELPAAIAKALGPWVVGCDICQDVCPFNQSDVPSSDDPDMQPRPWLLDLTPDIIQNWTDQDWSERLKGSALRRIKPWMWRRNAEAAHLDGGPTLD is encoded by the coding sequence GTGAACGTCCCCGACGACGGAGTACAGCTGAGCCTGGCCCTCAAGGAGCGAGCCAAAGCAGAAGGATTCGAACCCGTCGGCATCGCCGCGCTCCCCGGCAGTCCACGCCTGCACCTGCGCACGGATGCCTTGCAACGTTGGCTGGAAGCCGGACACCAAGCCGATATGGGTTGGATGGCGGCACCTAGACGGAGGTCTGCAGACACCCTTCTGGAAGGAGCTCGAAGCTTGCTGGCCGTTGGGCTGAACTATCACGTTGCTCATGAACGCCGCCACGACCGCCTGGCAGTAGCTCGCTACGGATGGGGCCGCGATTACCACCGGGTGGTGAACCAGCGCCTCAGGAGGGTGGGTCGCTGGCTCCAGGAACAGAAACCGAACTGCCGCTGGCGAGCCTGCGTGGACGCTGAACCACTGCTTGATAAAGCTTGGGCGGAAGAAGCTGGGTTGGGCTGGATCGGAAAGCACAGCAACGTGATTCACCCCAAGCGCGGGTCGTGGATGGTGGTCGGGCATCTGCTCACCACAGAACCCCTCGTTGCTGATCAACCGGCTGAGTCCCGTTGCGGTCGTTGCCGAGCCTGCATGGACGCATGCCCGACGCAGGCGATCACCGAACCGTTTGTGGTGGACTCCAGGCGGTGCATCGCTTACCACACGATTGAAAATCGCAGTGGGGAGCTCCCGGCGGCGATCGCCAAAGCCCTGGGGCCCTGGGTCGTCGGATGCGATATCTGCCAGGACGTCTGCCCTTTCAATCAGAGCGATGTGCCCTCCAGTGATGATCCCGACATGCAGCCAAGACCCTGGCTGCTGGATCTGACCCCGGACATCATCCAGAACTGGACGGATCAGGACTGGTCGGAACGGTTGAAAGGGTCGGCACTGAGGCGCATCAAACCCTGGATGTGGCGTCGCAACGCTGAAGCCGCACACCTCGATGGCGGACCTACCCTGGATTGA
- a CDS encoding HpsJ family protein, whose product MSASHQEPSPRLAPLLRWLGLTLVLLLALQIGVVLSAAEWSDEIYKQLLIERLVSQAPMGFIGLLLMLISSRLDQPASARTPIRIVVCVLAALLALAMIAVIPLGISGNQSLSGEADQNLNQKRGQLEMARQQSANPDNVKILGEQLAQAGQLPADATDEDKAKAAQEFIDKQLSQMDQQIQQAERQRNLAVNQRRFGGTISAVVLAVALALLAIAAVL is encoded by the coding sequence GTGTCTGCATCTCACCAGGAGCCCTCACCTCGGCTTGCGCCGCTTCTGCGCTGGCTTGGGCTCACCCTGGTTCTGCTCCTCGCTTTGCAGATCGGCGTGGTGCTCAGCGCTGCGGAATGGAGTGATGAGATTTACAAGCAGCTGTTGATCGAACGGTTGGTCAGTCAGGCGCCGATGGGGTTTATCGGTCTGCTGCTGATGCTTATCTCCTCGCGACTGGACCAGCCCGCGTCAGCGCGTACACCGATTCGGATCGTGGTTTGCGTGCTTGCCGCACTGCTTGCTCTGGCCATGATCGCTGTGATTCCCCTTGGCATCAGTGGTAATCAGTCCCTCTCCGGCGAAGCCGATCAAAATCTGAATCAGAAGCGTGGGCAGTTAGAGATGGCGAGACAGCAGTCCGCCAATCCCGACAACGTGAAGATTCTGGGGGAGCAGCTCGCCCAGGCCGGTCAATTGCCCGCTGATGCAACCGATGAGGACAAGGCCAAGGCGGCGCAGGAGTTCATCGATAAGCAGTTGTCACAGATGGATCAGCAGATCCAACAGGCAGAACGCCAGCGCAACCTGGCGGTGAATCAGCGCCGTTTTGGAGGCACCATCAGTGCAGTGGTGCTCGCTGTGGCCTTGGCACTGCTCGCGATAGCCGCTGTCCTCTGA